A single region of the Demequina sp. genome encodes:
- a CDS encoding phosphoadenylyl-sulfate reductase → MTCAEVNAELEGKSAEEIADWAVATFGAKLAVASSMQDTILPHLFGTRLPGVDILFLETGYHFKETIETRDLAAKSFPITIVNVLPRQTVEEQDAEFGKDLFARDPNTCCFMRKVDPLARSLQGYGAWVTGARRVDAATRANMPVVTWDENHGLVKINPIAAWSDFQVEVYQTAHGLPRNPLVAQGYPSIGCEPCTRKVAAGEDPRSGRWAGTDKTECGIHT, encoded by the coding sequence ATCACGTGCGCGGAGGTCAACGCCGAGCTGGAGGGCAAGAGCGCTGAGGAGATCGCCGATTGGGCCGTGGCGACCTTCGGCGCCAAGCTGGCCGTAGCGTCGTCCATGCAGGACACGATCCTGCCGCACCTGTTCGGCACGCGGCTTCCCGGAGTGGACATCCTGTTCCTCGAGACGGGCTACCACTTCAAGGAGACCATCGAGACGCGGGACCTCGCGGCCAAGTCGTTCCCCATCACGATCGTCAACGTGCTGCCGCGGCAGACGGTCGAGGAGCAGGACGCGGAGTTCGGCAAGGACCTCTTCGCCCGCGACCCCAACACGTGCTGCTTCATGCGCAAGGTGGACCCGCTCGCCCGCTCGCTGCAGGGCTACGGCGCGTGGGTCACGGGCGCGCGTCGCGTGGACGCGGCGACGCGAGCGAACATGCCAGTTGTCACCTGGGACGAGAATCACGGCCTCGTGAAGATCAACCCGATCGCGGCGTGGAGCGACTTCCAGGTGGAGGTCTACCAGACGGCACACGGGCTCCCCCGAAACCCACTGGTGGCGCAGGGCTACCCCAGCATCGGCTGCGAGCCCTGCACTCGAAAGGTCGCGGCGGGAGAAGACCCGCGGTCCGGCCGCTGGGCGGGAACCGACAAGACGGAATGCGGGATCCACACGTGA
- a CDS encoding FAD-dependent oxidoreductase, translated as MTTNRPLRVAIIGAGPAGTYAADILSKQGIDVSIDIIERLPAPFGLVRYGVAPDHPRIKQIIVALANVLGRGDIRLLANVNVGTDLSLDDLREHYDAVVFATGSFYDADLNIPGIELEGSYGAADFVSWYDGHPDVPRTWPLKAREVAVFGVGNVALDVARILAKHVPDLLPTEIPQNVQEGLEASPVTDVHVFGRRGPAQVKFSPLELRELGHVPDVDMVVYPEDYDFDEGSMAAIEASHQTKQVVKTLTDWTLREPTGASRRIHLHFLQSPVEVLGEDGHVTGVRMERQRLTGDGNVEATGEFVEYPVQAVYRAVGYWGSAIDGVPFNNDKGVIRNVEGRVVSDAGEPVPGFYATGWIKRGPVGLIGHTKSDAAETIAHLVEDAPALYAETRATPEQLSPDNILRLLKDRGVPVVQWRDWEVLDAHERGLGEPHGRERIKVVSREDMTDVALKRTHAS; from the coding sequence GTGACCACGAACCGTCCGCTGCGCGTCGCCATCATTGGCGCGGGCCCCGCTGGCACGTACGCCGCAGATATCCTCTCGAAGCAGGGCATTGACGTGTCCATCGACATCATCGAGCGCCTGCCGGCACCGTTCGGCCTCGTGCGCTACGGCGTCGCCCCCGACCACCCGCGCATCAAGCAGATCATCGTCGCGCTCGCGAACGTTCTTGGCCGCGGCGACATCCGCCTGCTCGCCAACGTCAACGTGGGCACGGATCTCAGCCTCGATGACCTCCGCGAGCACTACGACGCCGTGGTGTTCGCGACCGGCTCCTTCTATGACGCAGACCTCAACATCCCTGGTATTGAGCTTGAGGGCTCGTACGGCGCCGCGGACTTCGTGAGCTGGTACGACGGCCACCCGGACGTCCCTCGCACGTGGCCGCTCAAGGCCCGCGAGGTCGCGGTGTTCGGCGTCGGCAACGTGGCGCTAGACGTGGCGCGCATCCTCGCGAAGCACGTCCCCGACCTCCTGCCCACGGAGATCCCGCAGAACGTCCAGGAGGGCCTCGAGGCCTCGCCCGTCACGGACGTGCACGTGTTCGGCCGCCGCGGCCCGGCGCAGGTCAAGTTCTCGCCGCTCGAGCTGCGCGAGCTCGGCCACGTGCCGGACGTCGACATGGTCGTCTATCCCGAGGACTACGACTTCGATGAGGGCTCGATGGCAGCCATCGAGGCGAGCCACCAGACCAAGCAGGTGGTCAAGACCCTCACGGACTGGACCCTCCGCGAGCCCACCGGCGCCTCGCGCCGCATTCACCTGCACTTCCTGCAGAGCCCCGTCGAGGTGCTCGGCGAGGACGGACACGTGACCGGCGTGCGCATGGAGCGTCAGCGCCTCACCGGAGACGGCAATGTGGAAGCCACGGGCGAGTTCGTGGAGTACCCGGTCCAGGCCGTCTACCGCGCCGTGGGCTATTGGGGCTCCGCGATCGACGGCGTCCCGTTCAACAACGACAAGGGCGTGATCCGCAACGTCGAGGGCCGCGTGGTCTCCGACGCCGGCGAGCCCGTTCCCGGCTTCTACGCCACCGGCTGGATCAAGCGCGGTCCCGTTGGGCTCATCGGCCACACCAAGTCGGACGCCGCGGAGACCATCGCCCACCTCGTCGAGGACGCGCCCGCGCTGTACGCGGAGACGCGCGCCACGCCCGAGCAGCTCAGCCCCGACAACATCCTTCGCCTGCTCAAGGACCGCGGCGTCCCCGTTGTCCAGTGGCGCGACTGGGAGGTCCTCGACGCGCACGAGCGCGGACTCGGCGAGCCGCACGGCCGCGAGCGCATCAAGGTCGTGTCCCGCGAGGACATGACTGATGTGGCGCTCAAGCGCACCCACGCCTCCTGA
- the htpX gene encoding zinc metalloprotease HtpX, whose amino-acid sequence MGKKYFNGLKTLGLFVVMWVVLLAIGSLVAGGAYLWLFALMGLFGTFYGYWNSANLAIRAMHARPVTEVEQPAMYRIVRELSREANQPMPALYVSPTDAPNAFATGRNPQNAAVCCTTGILQILDERELRGVLGHELQHVYNRDILISAVAGAFAGMITALAQWLLIFGGGGNSRDNPLGPFGAIAMLILAPIAATLIRLAISRTREYDADEDGATLTGDPLALASALRKLELGTAAKPLPQDPKLENVSHMFIANPFRGEGLAKLFSTHPPMAERIARLEAMARGNH is encoded by the coding sequence GTGGGCAAGAAGTACTTCAACGGGCTCAAGACCTTGGGCCTGTTTGTGGTGATGTGGGTGGTGCTGCTCGCGATCGGCTCGCTCGTCGCCGGGGGCGCGTACCTGTGGCTCTTCGCGCTCATGGGCCTGTTCGGGACGTTCTACGGGTACTGGAACTCGGCGAATCTGGCGATCCGCGCCATGCACGCCCGGCCCGTGACCGAGGTGGAGCAGCCAGCGATGTACCGGATCGTCCGCGAACTGTCTCGCGAGGCGAACCAGCCCATGCCCGCGCTGTACGTGTCGCCTACCGACGCCCCCAACGCCTTCGCCACCGGCCGCAACCCCCAGAACGCGGCGGTGTGCTGCACCACCGGCATCCTCCAGATCCTCGACGAGCGCGAGCTGCGCGGCGTGCTCGGCCACGAGCTTCAGCACGTGTACAACCGCGACATCCTCATCAGCGCGGTGGCCGGCGCGTTCGCCGGCATGATCACCGCGCTCGCGCAGTGGCTGCTCATCTTCGGCGGGGGCGGCAACAGTCGCGACAATCCGCTCGGCCCGTTCGGCGCTATCGCGATGCTCATCCTCGCGCCCATCGCCGCCACGCTCATTCGGCTCGCGATCTCGCGCACTCGCGAGTACGACGCCGACGAGGACGGCGCCACGCTCACCGGCGACCCGCTGGCCCTAGCCTCGGCGCTGCGCAAGCTCGAACTCGGAACGGCCGCCAAGCCCCTTCCGCAGGACCCCAAACTCGAGAACGTGAGCCACATGTTCATCGCCAACCCGTTCCGCGGCGAGGGCCTCGCGAAGCTCTTCAGCACGCACCCGCCCATGGCGGAGCGGATCGCGAGGCTCGAGGCGATGGCGCGCGGAAACCACTAG
- the adhP gene encoding alcohol dehydrogenase AdhP: MRAAVVVAPDKPLLVTEVPIPVPGHGQALVRVITSGVCHTDLHAARGDWPVPPKANLIPGHEGYGEVVALGEGVTTLKVGDKVGNAWLWSACGTCEFCRTGWETLCLNQKNGGYGVDGSFGEYMLVDERFAARIPDGCDPEEVAPILCAGVTVYKGLKETEVKPGQWVVISGIGGLGHIAVQYARAMGMRVAAVDVDDDKLALATRHGAEVVVNATTTDPVAEVQARTGGAHGVLVTAVHPQAFAQATGMCRRRGTVVFVGLPPGDFPADIFSTVLNRLTIRGSIVGTRQDMVEALDFYARGEIHPTITVEQLDDINNIFHRMEEGKIDGRVVMRYVDA, encoded by the coding sequence ATGCGAGCGGCCGTGGTTGTCGCTCCTGACAAGCCCCTCCTCGTGACCGAGGTGCCCATTCCGGTCCCCGGTCACGGACAGGCTCTCGTTCGTGTCATCACGAGCGGCGTCTGCCACACCGACCTCCACGCGGCGCGCGGCGACTGGCCCGTTCCGCCGAAGGCCAATCTCATCCCCGGCCACGAGGGTTACGGCGAGGTCGTAGCCCTGGGCGAGGGCGTCACCACACTCAAGGTCGGCGACAAGGTGGGGAACGCCTGGCTGTGGAGCGCCTGCGGCACGTGCGAGTTCTGCCGCACCGGCTGGGAGACGCTGTGCCTCAACCAGAAGAACGGCGGCTACGGAGTGGACGGCTCGTTCGGGGAGTACATGCTCGTGGACGAGCGCTTCGCCGCCCGCATCCCCGACGGCTGCGACCCCGAGGAGGTCGCCCCCATCCTGTGCGCCGGAGTCACGGTGTACAAGGGCCTCAAGGAGACCGAGGTCAAGCCGGGGCAATGGGTCGTGATCTCCGGCATCGGCGGGCTCGGCCACATCGCCGTGCAGTACGCGCGCGCAATGGGCATGCGCGTCGCGGCCGTCGACGTCGACGACGACAAGCTCGCCCTCGCCACCCGCCACGGCGCCGAGGTGGTGGTCAACGCAACGACCACCGACCCCGTCGCCGAAGTGCAGGCGAGGACGGGCGGCGCCCACGGCGTGCTCGTCACCGCCGTCCACCCACAGGCGTTCGCACAGGCCACCGGCATGTGCAGGCGCCGCGGCACGGTGGTGTTCGTTGGGCTTCCCCCAGGGGACTTCCCGGCGGACATCTTCTCCACCGTGCTCAACCGCCTCACGATCCGTGGATCGATCGTGGGCACCCGCCAGGACATGGTGGAGGCCCTCGACTTCTACGCCCGCGGCGAGATCCACCCCACCATCACGGTGGAGCAGCTCGACGACATCAACAACATCTTCCACCGCATGGAGGAGGGAAAGATTGATGGTCGCGTCGTGATGAGGTACGTGGACGCGTAG
- a CDS encoding AAA family ATPase, whose translation MTALLVALAGLPGSGKTTVARLLARELGAVHVRIDVIETALETSGAVSLVEHPALGYRVAYFEAIEHLRSGRGVIADSVNPIAVTREAWRWVASEGAARIVEVEVVCSDPEEHRRRVEARIADIPGHVEPTWAEVLSREYEPLELGPAAFRIDTARDFTEALVQVVVRIRASADT comes from the coding sequence ATGACCGCACTGCTCGTTGCGCTAGCCGGACTTCCCGGCAGCGGCAAGACGACCGTTGCGCGGCTTCTGGCGCGAGAGTTGGGCGCAGTGCACGTCAGGATCGACGTCATCGAGACCGCGCTCGAGACGTCTGGGGCGGTCTCGCTCGTGGAGCATCCGGCGCTCGGCTACCGCGTGGCGTACTTCGAGGCGATCGAGCACCTGCGCTCCGGCCGCGGCGTCATCGCGGACAGCGTCAATCCCATAGCCGTCACCCGCGAGGCGTGGCGCTGGGTGGCGAGCGAGGGCGCGGCACGCATCGTCGAGGTCGAGGTCGTGTGCTCGGACCCGGAGGAACACCGCCGCCGCGTCGAGGCGCGGATCGCGGACATCCCTGGCCACGTAGAGCCCACGTGGGCAGAGGTCTTGAGCCGGGAGTACGAGCCGCTCGAGCTGGGCCCGGCCGCGTTCCGCATCGACACCGCGCGCGACTTCACCGAGGCCCTCGTCCAGGTGGTTGTGAGGATTCGCGCGTCCGCGGACACATAG
- a CDS encoding phosphotransferase, giving the protein MTSRRGQIRRLRAVATCALRQFALPDGRLTFVTHGENTTFRLSTPGGDFLVRVHRPQRHGADADSEANIASELDWLRAIRRDTSLEVPTPVAARDGRALVLAASGGQERLVTVLEWMSGAIREPTPRPVHLSRLGTAMATLHEHADSWRRPPGFTRIAWDREAFFGDAMVYGDLTAAECWERLPSALRSRFEEVEERVAPLIANAPDAGLIHADLHLGNVLFERGRVKLIDFDDSGTGPRAYELAVALWELRERPDYQDFHDALVGAYSSRRALDVTHLDDFIALRQVAFDVWFTGMASVNPKMAANLRNVHEWSAQVLDLVFAR; this is encoded by the coding sequence ATGACCTCTCGACGCGGGCAGATACGGCGGCTTCGCGCGGTCGCCACCTGCGCGCTTCGCCAGTTCGCGCTGCCCGACGGCCGGCTCACCTTTGTGACGCACGGCGAGAACACGACGTTTCGGCTATCGACACCGGGTGGTGACTTCCTCGTCCGCGTCCACCGCCCTCAGCGGCACGGGGCCGACGCCGACTCGGAGGCGAACATCGCGTCGGAGCTCGACTGGCTCCGCGCCATCCGAAGGGACACGAGCCTTGAAGTTCCCACGCCCGTAGCGGCACGTGACGGCCGAGCGCTAGTCCTGGCAGCGTCGGGCGGGCAGGAGAGGCTTGTCACGGTGCTGGAATGGATGAGCGGAGCGATCCGTGAGCCGACCCCGCGGCCGGTGCACCTCTCGCGGCTCGGGACCGCGATGGCCACGCTGCACGAGCACGCCGACTCGTGGCGCCGGCCGCCGGGCTTCACGCGCATCGCCTGGGACCGCGAGGCGTTCTTCGGGGATGCGATGGTCTACGGAGACCTCACGGCCGCCGAGTGCTGGGAGCGCCTGCCGTCCGCGCTGCGCTCCCGATTCGAGGAGGTTGAAGAACGGGTCGCGCCGCTCATCGCGAACGCACCCGACGCCGGGCTGATCCACGCGGACCTGCACCTGGGGAACGTGCTGTTCGAGCGTGGCCGCGTCAAGCTCATCGACTTTGACGACTCCGGTACCGGCCCGCGCGCGTACGAGCTGGCCGTGGCGCTGTGGGAGTTGCGCGAAAGGCCTGATTACCAGGACTTCCATGACGCGCTCGTTGGCGCGTATTCCTCCCGGCGGGCGCTGGACGTCACCCACCTCGACGACTTCATCGCGCTGCGTCAGGTTGCCTTTGACGTCTGGTTCACGGGGATGGCGAGCGTCAACCCCAAGATGGCGGCCAATCTCCGCAACGTCCACGAGTGGTCCGCGCAGGTGCTGGACCTCGTGTTCGCGCGCTAG
- a CDS encoding DUF998 domain-containing protein produces MAAEPAPRTSDSMQRVESQAIWLALIFGGVGALAGLIVSAAQGYVRLAGSGSFGLVAAVLATVVAAVVSAVGYWRSRNRPGQEWRLGLGRWTTGVTVVSVVLVHSALAFLGTYALYVVLSLAFIGINVNGLFAVVMMGATLGLTAFLVFPSVAQMTTQRMSTLLMSYVVVGCLTSAVTTSDPLWWRVHFSQLGTYGDISSWMFNATLVAAGLLVTSFAVYLSNDMRALVTLGKLSDAASPHWAARLFVILGVMLAGVGLVPVDVSFLVHTICASGMAVVFLILLIGGRKRLAGMASGYFVASWSILAGVAVSIVLFLTRVFSVTAFEIVVFVLIFGWIAVFIRFLGLAAEKDQRDARD; encoded by the coding sequence GTGGCCGCCGAACCCGCGCCACGGACGTCGGACTCGATGCAGCGCGTCGAGTCCCAGGCCATCTGGCTCGCCCTCATCTTTGGCGGCGTCGGAGCGCTCGCCGGGCTCATCGTCTCCGCCGCGCAGGGATACGTTCGGCTCGCGGGGAGCGGTTCGTTCGGCCTCGTCGCCGCGGTGCTCGCGACCGTCGTAGCCGCCGTGGTGTCCGCGGTGGGGTACTGGCGTTCGCGCAACCGGCCGGGCCAGGAGTGGCGGCTGGGCTTGGGGCGCTGGACCACCGGTGTGACCGTGGTCTCGGTGGTGCTCGTCCACTCGGCGCTCGCCTTCCTCGGCACCTACGCGCTGTACGTGGTGCTGTCGCTCGCGTTCATCGGCATCAACGTCAACGGCCTGTTCGCGGTGGTGATGATGGGGGCGACGCTTGGCCTCACCGCGTTCCTGGTGTTCCCCTCGGTCGCGCAGATGACCACGCAACGGATGTCGACCCTGCTCATGTCCTACGTGGTGGTGGGGTGCCTGACATCCGCGGTCACGACATCGGACCCATTGTGGTGGCGCGTCCACTTCAGCCAGTTGGGAACCTACGGCGATATCTCCAGCTGGATGTTCAACGCGACGCTCGTGGCCGCCGGGCTGCTCGTGACCTCGTTTGCGGTGTACCTCTCCAACGACATGCGTGCGCTCGTCACGCTAGGGAAGCTGTCCGACGCTGCCTCGCCCCATTGGGCCGCGCGCCTCTTCGTGATCCTGGGTGTGATGCTGGCCGGCGTGGGGCTGGTGCCCGTAGACGTGAGCTTTCTGGTTCACACCATCTGCGCGTCCGGGATGGCCGTGGTGTTCCTGATCCTGCTCATCGGCGGCCGCAAGCGCCTCGCGGGCATGGCGTCTGGGTACTTCGTTGCCTCGTGGTCCATCCTCGCGGGAGTAGCGGTGTCGATCGTGCTGTTCCTCACTCGCGTGTTCTCGGTGACGGCCTTCGAGATCGTCGTGTTCGTGCTCATCTTCGGGTGGATCGCTGTGTTCATCCGCTTCCTGGGCCTCGCCGCCGAGAAAGACCAGCGCGACGCGCGCGACTAG
- a CDS encoding YajQ family cyclic di-GMP-binding protein: MAGDSSFDVVSKVDRQEVDNALNQAYKEIAQRYDFKGVGASIEFSGEAVLMKANSPERVKAVLDVFIAKLAKRGISLKSLEYGEPQASGKEFRLVAEIKEGISSETAKKLTKLVRDEGPKSVRALIQGDELRVSSKSRDDLQATQALLRGADVDTDLQFVNYR; the protein is encoded by the coding sequence ATGGCGGGCGACAGCAGCTTTGACGTGGTGAGCAAGGTGGACCGCCAGGAGGTGGACAACGCGCTCAACCAGGCTTACAAGGAGATCGCGCAGCGCTACGACTTCAAGGGAGTTGGCGCGTCGATCGAGTTCTCGGGCGAGGCGGTGCTGATGAAGGCGAACTCCCCGGAGCGGGTCAAAGCGGTGCTCGACGTCTTCATCGCCAAACTCGCCAAGCGCGGGATCTCGCTCAAGTCGCTCGAGTACGGCGAGCCGCAGGCGTCGGGCAAGGAGTTCCGGCTTGTGGCGGAGATCAAGGAGGGCATCTCGTCGGAGACGGCGAAGAAGCTCACCAAGCTCGTGCGCGATGAGGGTCCCAAGTCCGTGCGCGCGCTGATTCAGGGCGACGAACTGCGCGTCTCGTCCAAGAGCCGCGACGACCTGCAGGCGACGCAGGCGCTGCTGCGCGGCGCGGATGTCGACACCGACCTCCAATTCGTGAACTACCGCTAG
- a CDS encoding FAD-binding oxidoreductase, producing MSSAPGGYGAVSLWLETCGDALEPGPSLDGDRRVDVAIVGAGFTGLWTAYYLSESRPDLTIAILEAEIAGFGASGRNGGWCSALFPSSMATLATAAGREAALAQHAAMRASVDEVIRAAAAEGIDADIAKGGTVTLARTPTQWERAKGSVEDAHAWGQTEYELLDAAAATARVNATSVLGGMYTPDCAALQPAKLVRGLARVVRERGVRIFDQTPALSIEPHRVVTPRGDVTADYVVRATEGYTASLDGARRAVAPVYSLIVATEPLPAATWDEIGLRERETFADFRHLIIYGQRTADDRLVFGGRGAPYHFGSRIRPEYDRHDRVHRSLREELVSMFPVLAGTEFTHRWGGNLGITRDWHASVGLDRDTGVAWAGGYVGDGVSTTNLAGRTLRDLLLGPDSGLTRLPWVGHASRNWEVEPLRWLGVNAGLTAMTLADSEERLTKRESVLGRVMAPFMGGH from the coding sequence ATGAGTTCCGCTCCGGGCGGCTATGGCGCCGTCTCACTGTGGCTTGAAACATGCGGCGATGCGCTCGAGCCGGGGCCTTCCCTTGATGGGGATCGGCGCGTAGACGTCGCGATCGTCGGCGCCGGATTCACGGGGCTGTGGACCGCCTACTACCTGAGCGAATCCCGCCCAGACCTGACCATCGCGATACTTGAGGCCGAGATCGCCGGCTTTGGAGCGTCGGGCCGAAACGGCGGGTGGTGCTCCGCGCTCTTCCCCAGTTCCATGGCAACTCTCGCCACGGCGGCGGGCCGTGAGGCCGCGCTCGCGCAGCACGCGGCAATGCGGGCCTCGGTCGACGAGGTGATCCGCGCGGCCGCAGCCGAGGGGATCGACGCGGACATCGCCAAGGGCGGAACGGTGACGCTCGCGCGGACGCCTACGCAGTGGGAGCGGGCGAAAGGCTCGGTCGAGGATGCGCACGCGTGGGGACAGACGGAGTATGAGCTGCTCGACGCCGCTGCCGCGACGGCCAGGGTCAACGCCACGTCCGTTCTCGGCGGGATGTACACGCCGGATTGCGCGGCTCTTCAGCCTGCAAAGCTCGTGCGTGGGCTCGCCCGGGTGGTGCGTGAGCGAGGGGTGCGCATCTTTGATCAGACCCCTGCCCTGTCGATAGAGCCCCACAGGGTGGTCACGCCGCGGGGTGATGTCACCGCGGACTACGTGGTGCGCGCGACCGAGGGATACACGGCAAGCCTTGACGGTGCCCGGCGCGCTGTGGCGCCGGTGTACTCGCTCATCGTGGCCACGGAGCCGCTGCCCGCCGCAACCTGGGACGAGATCGGGTTGCGCGAGCGCGAGACGTTCGCCGACTTCAGGCACCTGATCATCTACGGGCAGCGCACGGCAGACGATCGCCTGGTGTTCGGCGGCCGCGGGGCGCCGTACCACTTTGGGTCGCGGATCCGTCCCGAGTACGACCGGCACGACCGCGTGCATCGCTCGCTGCGCGAGGAGCTCGTGTCCATGTTCCCGGTGCTCGCCGGTACCGAGTTCACCCACCGGTGGGGTGGAAACTTGGGGATTACCAGGGACTGGCATGCGTCCGTTGGGCTGGATCGGGACACCGGCGTGGCGTGGGCGGGCGGCTACGTCGGCGACGGCGTCTCCACCACGAACCTTGCGGGGCGGACTCTTCGCGACCTTCTCTTGGGCCCGGATTCGGGACTCACGCGCCTGCCTTGGGTGGGGCATGCATCGCGCAACTGGGAGGTGGAGCCGCTGCGCTGGCTGGGCGTGAATGCGGGGCTGACCGCGATGACGCTCGCCGACTCCGAGGAGCGGCTCACCAAGCGCGAGAGCGTGCTGGGCCGCGTGATGGCGCCGTTCATGGGCGGGCACTGA
- a CDS encoding spermidine/putrescine ABC transporter substrate-binding protein → MSGPNGRVSRRNVLIGGAAGIASLAALPLFSTPGKQQDPMKCIAPDLSETDKALIVSNWPEYIDIDDPDNDYVSTATLFAENYGIDLTYVQDVNDNVEFFSKVVNQLGSCQPTKRDLFMLTDWMAARMINMGWIQKFNKANVPNLDANLISSLQGVGWDPNRDYSAPWQSGFTGLAYNKSLVGEVRTMDELLTRPDLKGKVTLLTEMRDTMGLLLLSDGSDPENFTDAQWDSAMDKLRKARNAGQIRAFTGNEYVNDLANGNIAACVAWSGDVAAADDENLVFLPPEEGMMVWSDNMIIPNMASHQLNAERWINWYYDPKIAAMLAAYVWYVCPVVGAREEMENIDPTLVDNPLIFPTEEYLAATHAFMALTEAQMRDYEGEYADVSGG, encoded by the coding sequence ATGTCCGGCCCCAACGGCCGTGTGTCCAGACGCAATGTGTTGATCGGCGGTGCGGCCGGGATCGCGAGTCTTGCGGCACTGCCGCTGTTCTCCACTCCGGGCAAACAGCAGGACCCGATGAAGTGCATCGCGCCGGATCTGTCGGAGACCGACAAGGCGCTCATCGTGTCGAACTGGCCCGAGTACATCGACATCGATGACCCGGACAACGACTACGTGTCGACCGCGACCCTGTTCGCGGAGAACTACGGCATCGACCTCACGTACGTCCAAGACGTCAACGACAACGTGGAGTTCTTCTCCAAGGTCGTCAACCAGCTCGGATCGTGCCAGCCGACCAAGCGGGACCTGTTCATGCTCACGGACTGGATGGCCGCTCGCATGATCAACATGGGGTGGATCCAGAAGTTCAACAAGGCAAACGTGCCGAACCTGGACGCCAACCTCATCTCCTCGCTCCAAGGGGTGGGCTGGGACCCCAATCGCGACTACTCCGCGCCGTGGCAGTCGGGGTTCACCGGGCTCGCCTACAACAAGTCGCTCGTGGGGGAGGTCCGCACCATGGACGAACTCCTCACGCGCCCGGACCTCAAGGGCAAGGTCACGCTCCTCACAGAGATGCGGGACACGATGGGCCTGCTGCTCCTCAGCGACGGGTCGGATCCCGAGAACTTCACCGACGCCCAATGGGACAGCGCCATGGACAAGCTGCGGAAGGCGCGCAACGCCGGCCAGATCCGCGCGTTCACCGGCAACGAGTACGTCAACGACCTCGCGAACGGCAATATCGCGGCGTGCGTCGCGTGGTCCGGTGACGTGGCCGCGGCCGACGACGAGAACCTCGTGTTCCTGCCGCCGGAAGAGGGAATGATGGTGTGGTCGGACAACATGATCATTCCGAACATGGCCAGCCACCAGCTCAACGCCGAGCGGTGGATCAACTGGTACTACGACCCCAAGATCGCCGCCATGCTCGCGGCCTACGTCTGGTACGTGTGCCCGGTCGTCGGTGCCCGTGAGGAGATGGAGAACATCGACCCCACGCTCGTCGACAACCCCCTGATCTTCCCCACTGAGGAGTACCTGGCCGCGACGCACGCGTTCATGGCACTGACCGAAGCGCAGATGCGCGACTACGAAGGAGAGTACGCCGATGTCTCAGGTGGCTAG
- a CDS encoding ABC transporter ATP-binding protein, whose product MSQVASEAGRDLHLTGLTKTYPNGFQAVKSLDLVIPAGSFFALLGPSGCGKTTTLRMVAGLEEPTDGSITIGNQIITYDKPYRRPVNTVFQNYALFPHLSIAENVAFGLKRRGIKDTSQQVKDILELTELTVQAQKRPAQLSGGQQQRVALARALINRPEVLLLDEPLGALDLKLRRAMQIELKQIQSEVGITFVHVTHDQEEAMTMADTVAVMNNGIIEQMGAPTDLYENPGTTFVANFLGQSNLIAGTIIGKDGAVVKVDMHGTAVSIPVERAHATSGKGWVGIRPEKVLIAPAGEPIDAPGNHMTGAVVVDSSFMGVSTQYLVKMAWGQEILCHEQNTGKRGVMPPGTPVDVSWRPEFAFLLDASQDADAGIEED is encoded by the coding sequence ATGTCTCAGGTGGCTAGCGAAGCAGGCCGCGATCTGCATCTGACGGGGCTCACGAAGACATACCCCAACGGATTCCAGGCGGTGAAGTCGCTGGATCTCGTCATCCCTGCGGGATCGTTCTTCGCGCTGCTCGGCCCGTCCGGGTGCGGCAAGACCACCACGCTGCGGATGGTCGCGGGCCTCGAGGAGCCGACCGATGGCAGCATCACCATCGGCAACCAGATCATCACGTACGACAAGCCGTACCGCCGCCCCGTGAACACGGTGTTCCAGAACTACGCGCTGTTCCCGCACCTGTCCATCGCCGAGAACGTGGCCTTTGGCCTCAAGCGCCGCGGCATCAAGGACACCTCGCAGCAGGTCAAGGACATCCTCGAGTTGACGGAGCTCACCGTGCAGGCGCAGAAGCGGCCGGCGCAGCTGTCCGGCGGCCAGCAGCAGCGTGTCGCTCTTGCTCGTGCGCTCATCAACCGCCCGGAGGTGCTCCTGCTCGACGAGCCGCTCGGCGCCCTGGACCTGAAGCTGCGTCGCGCGATGCAGATCGAGCTCAAGCAGATTCAGAGCGAGGTCGGCATCACGTTCGTGCACGTCACTCACGACCAGGAGGAGGCCATGACGATGGCCGACACGGTCGCCGTCATGAACAACGGCATCATCGAGCAGATGGGCGCGCCGACAGACCTGTACGAGAACCCCGGCACGACCTTCGTCGCGAACTTCCTCGGCCAGTCGAACCTCATCGCCGGCACCATCATCGGCAAGGACGGCGCCGTGGTGAAGGTCGACATGCACGGGACGGCAGTCTCGATTCCGGTGGAGCGCGCGCACGCGACATCCGGGAAGGGCTGGGTGGGCATTCGCCCGGAGAAGGTGCTGATCGCACCCGCTGGCGAGCCCATCGACGCACCCGGCAACCACATGACGGGCGCCGTAGTGGTGGACTCCAGCTTCATGGGCGTCTCCACTCAGTACCTCGTCAAGATGGCTTGGGGTCAGGAGATCCTGTGCCACGAGCAGAACACGGGCAAGCGAGGCGTGATGCCGCCAGGAACCCCGGTTGACGTCTCGTGGCGGCCGGAGTTCGCGTTCCTCCTCGACGCCTCCCAGGACGCCGACGCCGGCATCGAGGAGGACTGA